The Chryseobacterium phocaeense genome includes the window ACCGGAGAAAAATTAAAAAGCACGAACCATGCAAAGGTAATGCACTGCCTTCCTGTCCGCCGGAATGTAGAATTGAGCGATGAGGTGATGGATGGCGAAAATTCCATTATCTACCAGCAGGCAAAAAACCGGATCTTCTCCGCCCAGGCCGTCTTCAGCGAAATTTTAGATGAAATAAACCCATAAAGAGTTCCGAAGGAACGACTTAACCCAGGGCAGGATGAAGTCCTGTCAAATAATAAAAAGAATCCATTTTTCCATTAAAATGTCAGATAAAATAAACCCATAAAGAGTTCCGAAGGAACGATTTAACCCAGGGCAGGATAAAATCCTGTCAAATAATAAACGAAACATTAAGATAAATCCCATCCTCATAAAAATGAAAGAAAAAATACACATCATAAAAATAGGAGGTTCCCTGATCGATGATACAGAACTGCTGGATCAGTTTCTTGATCAGTTTTCAGGAATTCAGGGGAAAAAGATCCTGGTTCACGGAGGAGGAAAGCTGGCGACTACACTCGCGGATAAACTGGGCATTGAACAGAAAATGGTTAACGGAAGGAGGATCACGGATAAAGATACATTGGATATTGTTTCAATGGTGTATGCAGGTAGCATCAATAAAAATATTGTAGCCAAACTTCAGCAGAAAAAATGTAAGGCAATCGGATTTTCGGGAGCAGATGCTAATTTGATCAAAGCTACAAAAAGAGAACACGCAGAAATTGATTTCGGTTTTGTAGGCGATATTGAGAAGAAAAGCATCAACAAAAAATTAATCTCGAAATTAATGAAACTTGAGCTTGTTCCGGTATTTTCAGCGATTACCCATGATAAAAAAGGAAATCTTTTCAATACCAATGCGGATACTATTGCTTCCGTAATTGCACAGGCTTTGTCTTCTAAATATGATGTTGAATTGCTGTATTGTTTTGATAAAGAAGGCGTTTTGGAAGATATAGATAATCCTGAGTCATTGATCAAAACAATTTCAGAAGAAGAATTTTCTAATCTGAAAAATGAAGGGAAACTTCATAAGGGAATTCTTCCCAAACTTGAAAATGCATTCAGTGCCGTAAAAAATAATGTAAACAAGGTATTCTTAATTAAAGAAACCCAATTGAAAAACCATATAGAAAACCATCATGAAGGAACTGAAATCTGTTGATCAGGAAGATTTATTTAACAATGCAGTCGGATTGCTGAAAAAGTTGATTGCCATTCCTTCATTCAGCAAGGATGAATACAACACCTCTGTGGAAATTGAAAACTTCTTTGCAGAACATCAGGTTCCTGTAAAACGTTTTAAAAATAATATCTGGGCGGTCAATAAACATTTTGATGTAGTAAAACCTTCCATTTTGCTCAATACCCATCATGATACAGTGAAACCAAACAAAGCCTATACGCTGGATCCGTTTCTTCCGGTGGAACAGGATGGTAAATTATACGGATTGGGAAGTAATGACGCCGGCGCTTCTTTGGTGTCTATGACTCAGGTTTTTTTACACTTTTATGAAAGGCAGGATTTAAAATATAATCTTGTTATTGCTTTGACGGCGGAGGAGGAAATCTCCGGATTTGATGGAATTGAAGCCTTATTTCCACAGCTTCCAAATATAGACCTTGCCATTGTGGGAGAACCTACACAGATGAATCTGGCGATTGCTGAAAAAGGATTGTTAGTCATTGACGGTGAAATGAAAGGAACTGCTTCCCATGCCGCACATCCCAATGATGACAATGCTATCATAAAATGTATGGAAGACCTGCAGGATATTCTGGCTTTCAGATTTCCTAAGGTTTCAGATTATTTAGGCGAAGTAAAAGTAACGTTATCAGGAATTCATGCCGGAGTTCAGCACAATGTGGTTCCGGAGGCTTGTACTTTCACACTGGATGTAAGGGTTACCGATGAATATTCCAATAAAGAAGCCTTTGAGATTATTCAGTCACAGATGAAATCTACCTTAAACGCCAGATCTTTCAGGTTGAATTCCTCAAAAATAGAAATGGATCATCCGTTTGTACAGGCAGGCCTGGAAGCAGGAAGGACCACCTACGGATCACCCACATCTTCCGATCAGGCCATTATCCCATGCACCACAGTTAAAATAGGTCCCGGAGACAGCAGGCGCTCCCACACGGCAGATGAATTTATTTATATAGATGAAATAAAAGAAGGAATTGAAATTTATATCAGGATCCTGGAAAAAGTTTTATAAAGACATCAGATGTGAGATTTCAGACATCAGATTTTTAAAGTCTGATATCTG containing:
- the argB gene encoding acetylglutamate kinase; the protein is MKEKIHIIKIGGSLIDDTELLDQFLDQFSGIQGKKILVHGGGKLATTLADKLGIEQKMVNGRRITDKDTLDIVSMVYAGSINKNIVAKLQQKKCKAIGFSGADANLIKATKREHAEIDFGFVGDIEKKSINKKLISKLMKLELVPVFSAITHDKKGNLFNTNADTIASVIAQALSSKYDVELLYCFDKEGVLEDIDNPESLIKTISEEEFSNLKNEGKLHKGILPKLENAFSAVKNNVNKVFLIKETQLKNHIENHHEGTEIC
- a CDS encoding M20 family metallo-hydrolase, whose protein sequence is MKELKSVDQEDLFNNAVGLLKKLIAIPSFSKDEYNTSVEIENFFAEHQVPVKRFKNNIWAVNKHFDVVKPSILLNTHHDTVKPNKAYTLDPFLPVEQDGKLYGLGSNDAGASLVSMTQVFLHFYERQDLKYNLVIALTAEEEISGFDGIEALFPQLPNIDLAIVGEPTQMNLAIAEKGLLVIDGEMKGTASHAAHPNDDNAIIKCMEDLQDILAFRFPKVSDYLGEVKVTLSGIHAGVQHNVVPEACTFTLDVRVTDEYSNKEAFEIIQSQMKSTLNARSFRLNSSKIEMDHPFVQAGLEAGRTTYGSPTSSDQAIIPCTTVKIGPGDSRRSHTADEFIYIDEIKEGIEIYIRILEKVL